A DNA window from Nymphalis io chromosome 28, ilAglIoxx1.1, whole genome shotgun sequence contains the following coding sequences:
- the LOC126779013 gene encoding coiled-coil domain-containing protein 13, giving the protein MDSKKVSSNIKIRSKGNVKDEKLTEMGAKIDETDEMKLKMLAALDKPDEDDILYPPELNAHLIEQLKITTGENNELRKCIFMKDEEMKELNKTILDLKQRIRDIISSTGPAISSKSAGIISAKITELCKQNRHLVAEVESYKTKNAALERKIMQLDIINKENEKLEACLCKEETIDVNSDELKELNNKLTVVNKRLYESKNRNLELKNDILIATKILQQELGDKFTSIKELQNDLAGWKGRAQQIVLLQAKNMELEEKLNGKNKDTTESKRKDQAQIIRELEMKRKKDIDQAMKDLNMLRKENQELKKKLDGARCRIRNLECDSTTVRQKMQTFVEKSNHDDLLITEQRNQIKNLEIYYQEILKENTSKITKMNNEIGEYQKLIRNTDAKIDALRQQASEKATKIEELRAQLLRYEECSLQSVFFTPMKTATDNEIKKLSDLIVTLNERLDCERHKWEELDIAHRKLKEKKKKLERKVISLEEELKALKEGSRRGSRTSKILLTKEQQYDVTFGTTSLTKKPSSIVVFNKPSETISSETPTGYEALEKDELKYKLELAEEKLKIMEDKLKMIEEEKQDDYKNLTEMIQTSKQLFNEALSVLKRDKCQCEQ; this is encoded by the exons ATGGATAGCAAAAAAGtatcttcaaatataaaaattagatcTAAAGGCAATGTAAAAGACGAAAAGTTAACTGAAATGGGAGCGAAAATCGATGAGACGGAtgaaatgaaactaaaaatgttaGCTGCACTTGATAAACCAGACGaagatgatattttatatcCTCCAGAACTAAATGCACATTTAATTGAACAGCTTAAG atTACGACGGGTGAAAATAACGAACtacgtaaatgtatatttatgaaaGACGAAGAGATGAAAGAACTGAATAAAACTATATTGGACCTTAAGCAACGAATACGTGACATCATATCTAGTACTGGACCagcaatttcatcaaaatctgctGGAATAATAAGTGCTAAAATAACAGAGCTCTGCAAGCAGAACCGACATTTAGTAGCTGAAGTTGAAAGTTATAAAACGAAAAATGCTGCGCTCGAAAGAAAAATAATGCAACTCGATATTATCAATAAAGAGAATGAAAAATTAGAAGCTTGCCTTTGCAAGGAAGAAACAATCGATGTTAATTCGGACGAATTGAAAGAATTAAACAATAAGCTTACTGTAGTCAATAAAAGACTGTACGAAAGCAAAAATAGAAATCTTGAATTAaagaatgatatattaatagcaACGAAAATACTGCAACAAGAGCTTGGCGATAAATTTACGAGTATAAAAGAATTGCAAAATGATTTAGCCGGTTGGAAGGGTAGAGCACAGCAGATTGTTTTATTACAAGCAAAAAATATGGAACTAGAAGAAAAACTCAACGGTAAGAATAAAGACACGACAGAATCAAAGAGAAAGGATCAAGCTCAA aTTATTCGGGAATTAGAAATGAAAAGGAAAAAAGATATAGACCAAGCCATGAAAGATTTAAATATGCTTAGAAAAGAAAACcaagaattaaaaaagaaattggaTGGAGCAAGATGTCGAATAAGAAATTTAGAGTGTGATTCGACAACTGTAAGGCAAAAAATGCAAACTTTTGTTGAGAAAAGTAACCATGATGATCTTCTTATAACAGAGCAAAGA aatcaaataaaaaatttggaAATTTACTACCAAGAAATTCTGAAAGAGAATACATCAAAGATAACAAAGATGAATAACGAAATTGGAGAGTATCAAAAATTAATCAGAAATACGGATGCGAAAATTGACGCTCTTCGACAACAAGCATCAGAAAAGGCGACAAAAATTGAGGAATTGAGAGCTCAGTTATTAAGATATGAGGAATGTTCATTACAAAGTGTTTTCTTTACTCCGATGAAAACAGCGACagacaatgaaataaaaaagttatcggATTTAATTGTGACGCTAAACGAGAGGTTAGATTGTGAACGTCACAAATGGGAAGAATTGGATATAGCGCATAGAAAGCTGAAAGAGAAGAAGAAAAAGTTAGAAAGGAAAGTGATATCTTTGGAGGAAGAACTGAAGGCTTTGAAAGAAGGTTCTAGAAGAGGATCAAGAACATCTAAGATATTATTGACTAAAGAACAGCAATACGATGTAACATTTGGAACAACATCCTTAACGAAGAAGCCATCATCAATCGTAGTATTCAACAAGCCGAGTGAGACAATTTCATCAGAAACTCCAACAGGATATGAAGCTTTAGAAAAAGATGAATTAAAGTACAAATTAGAATTGGCGgaagaaaaacttaaaataatggaAGACAAACTTAAAATGATTGAAGAAGAAAAACAAGATGACTATAAAAATCTAACAGAAATGATACAAACTTCAAAACAACTGTTTAACGAAGCGTTGTCAGTTTTAAAACGTGACAAGTGTCAATGTGAGCAATAA